One bacterium HR17 genomic window, TGGCGACGCGGGCGGCGTTGGGCATCAACCATTGCAAAACGCGCACGATTTGCTCCTGCGAATATTTGGGCGAAACCCCCCACTGCCATCTTTCCATCATCGCTCCCAAACCGTGCGCGGTGTCCATACCGGCGAACATGTGCTGGAACGCATCGTGGGCGGTGAACCGGTTCGCGGCTTCAGCGTCGTTGAGCAACTCCGCCAGTTCCCACCACGCGGAACTGCGTTGCTGTTGCGTCAACTCCCAAAGCGCTGAAAAGGCAGGCACATCAAATCCCAGCCAGTTGACGATGTAGCCGCTGGACAAAAAAGCGTGCACAAAGGCCGGGATGGCGTAAGGGTCAGGCAGTTCCAGCGGGAATTGGCGGGGCGGTGTCAACGCCGTGCGTGGGGGAGTCTCCGCGACACCCGAAGCCAACAAGATGGCTTGAGCGAACGGGTTACCGATATCGTGCCCGTGTCTGCGGATAGCGTCCACAGTTTGCGTGATGCGCTGAACGGCTTCCGGTGTGGGGACAACCGTTAACGCACATTGTCGCTCGCGCCACAGCACTTGCGCGACGCTGGGGAGGACAATTTCCAACGCTTCTTGTGGTGCTCCCAAAAACCACACTTCCATTTGCACTTTGTGCACGCCCCACGATGTCAAACGGTCATAAGCGGATTGAAAGCGCTGAATCAACTTGCGTTTCAGCGTCGGCAACCGCATCCCTTTGGGATAACTGGCGAACTTTTCCGCCAGATCTACGGCTATCGCTGCGTGTTGCCCTCTGATCCCGATCAAATCAATGGGCGGTTCACGCGTGCCCCACCACTCCGCATCATACATCACGCGGTCACAGCCCAACACCAGTTGCAAGTAAGCCGCAACGGCGTGCTGCTTCATGACAAAATAGTCCACGACGAGGTCACACTCCTGCAGACTGATTGAAGCCGCGTGCAAAGTATAGCACGAGACCTTGCGCACACCGGTGAAGGCAACGATGGCAACGACTTGGCGGTTGCTTTCCGACCCCGCGGCACCCGCTGCATGGAACATGGCGGTGGATGAAGCGCTGTTGCTCACCCACACCGCCGGGTTGTCGCCTCCGACCTTGCGCTTATACGCGTGGGAGACACCGACTTTATCGCTGGGGCTGTTACAGCCGTTCAACGCGGAGTGGGCATGCCGCTGCCGGCGCTTAGGTGGGGCTTTAGTGCGTCGCCCTTCGGGAGGCGGTGCGGTTTGGCACCACCACGAACTGACCTACGCCGTCGTCGTGGACGGACGATGCTGCCCTCTCGGCTCGTCAGTGTTGGCGACCTATCGTTGGTTAGAACGCGGGTTGCGCGCTGCTTTGCACCGGTTGGGCATTGAGCCTGACCCACCGTTTGATGCGACTGTGTCCGCACCTGCAGCCTTTTGTTTTGCCCGATTGACCGGCGCCGATTTAGCCGTTCAAGGGCGCAAACTTTGCGGTTCCGCCCAAGCCCGCCGGCAGGGCGTGTTGCTGCAGCACGGCACGATCCCTTTGCGATGGAACCTTGACGCAGTGACCGCGTTGTTCGGAGAACCTTTCGTCACTGCGTTGACTTCTTTGGAGCAGTTGCTGGGACGGTCTGTGCGTTTCAGTGAAGTGGCGGACGCCGTTGCGGTAGGCTTTGAACAAGCCTTAGGTATCGCGTTGGTGCCTGGCGCACTGACCCCTACGGAAAAAGCCCTCGCTGAATTGCTCGTCAAAGCCAAATACGCGACACCTGCGTGGACCGAGTCCCGCACGGTGCCGGCGGACTTGCGCTGCAAGGTGCAGCAGTTGCTGAGGGCGGAATCGGCAAACGCGTCTTTGACGGGCTGATGTGTGGCGGGGTAGAAGCACCCCCCTCTGAGGCTTCGCTTACGGCAGAGTTTCTACCACGATGAAGTCGTTGGTGTAAACGCAAAGGGATGCGGCGATTTTAAGGGCGGATTCGGCGATGGCAGCGGCGTCCATGTCAGTGAAACGCAACAACGCTTTGGCAGCGGCAGCGGCATACGGTCCGCCCGAGCCCACTGCCAAAACGATGCCGTCGTTTTCTTCATCCGGCTCGATGACTTCACCCGCACCGGTGAGCAACAACATCTCGTGAGCGTCGGCGACGATCATCATCGCTTCCAAACGGCGCAGGGCGCGGTCAGTGCGCCAGTCTCGCGCCAGTTCCACGGCTGCGCGCTTCAAATCGCCCCGAAACTCCTCCAGTTTCGCCTCAAAACGCTGGAGTAGGGCAAAGGCGTCAGCGACGGAGCCGGCAAAACCGGCTAAAACGCGGTCGCGATAGAGCCGCCGAATTTTGCGCGCCGCTTGTTTGACGACCGTTTCTCCCAGCGTCACTTGCCCATCGCCCGCCATGGCGATCTTACCGTTGCGTCGCACAGCGACAATGGTCGTGCCGTGAGCGCACTGGGTCATGTGTGTCGTCGCACCCCTTCGCGTCAGTAAGCCTGCAAAGCACTGTGCGTGGGTTGTTGCGGCACCGGCATGGCAGAAACCCCGCGGTAGTGCGGGAGTGGGTAGGCGGACATCGCCGTCCGTCGGGCGTGCCAATGCCGCAGCCATATTGTGGCTGCCAACAGCCACAGCAGAGCGGTCAACAGCCAAGCCCACCGTTGGGACATGGGTGGCATCGCCTCCAGCCGTCGGCGCACAACGCGTCATTGATTTTGACGCAGAGTTTGCCGACCACAGCGACAGAAAACCGTCCGAAGTCAATTCAATTGAAGTGGTCTCAAGGGACGATGGGGCGAAACAGGTAGGGTGCGCAAGGACCCTCGTCGGTGCGGTCGGTCCAAAACTCCCAAAAGCGCCCCGAGTGAGGGTCTAACGAACGCCACGCCGATTGCTCCCAGTGCCCTGGGTTGCGCTGCCACTTGACATGCCCGTCTCCATACATGTAGTCCGTGCCACCTGCATGCACGCGCATATCGCCCGGCAACACCAACTGTCCGTCCGGATTTGACCACCAATAAAACACCGCTCGCGTCCCGCACCGTTGGCTGTCGGGTGGCGGGACATAGCGCCACGGGTAGTCACCCAGCCAACGGGTAAAGCGCGGTTCGTGAGAACCGAAGGAAATCGGCGCCGCGTCGCCGTAAGCCTCAATCGCCAAAAAGCATTTGGTGGGATTGACGACCTCTGCCAACCGATATGCCCCCAGCAGCGCGTTGAACTGGTAACTGAACGGAACGGCGAAACGGTAGTCGGTCGTGATAGCCGTCGGTGCCGCTGACGGGCACTGCATGACTTGATAACTGCGCAGATACACCTGCACCGTGTTGGACCAGTAAGTGCGCCGCGCCGGTATAGGCGTTGTGGATTCCGGCGGGCGGGCGTCCGGAGGCGAGGTGAAAAAGCCAAACTGGTCTAACCGCTGCGTGGTGGTTGGGTCGTTCACAAAGGGGTTGCGTAGCGGAAAGGTGTCGTCCCAGTCTTGCGCGTATTGCTGTAGCGCCAGCGCGAGGTTGCGCTGATTGCTCAAGCATCCCGCTTGGTGTCCTTTCGCCCGCGCCTGACTGAAGACAGGGAAGAGCAATCCCGCCAAGATGGCGAGGATGGCGATGACCGTCAGTAACTCCACCAGTGTAAAGCCGTGCGACAGATGACCCCGCGCTGTCATGGCATGCCTCCTTGACCGATTTCGCCCTCACTAAGGATGCGACCAGAGTAGAATGGCAGCAAGTTCCTTGGCGCGTCAATGCGGCTGGGTGGCTGTAGAGGGCTTGGCGCGCAAAGGCTGAGGGGCGGCGAGCAAGGTCTCAGAGACATCCGTTCGCGCTCCCGGCGGAGGTGAAGCCGCCTCTTGTTGCGTTTTCTGGCACCCAGTAAGAGCGACGAGCACACAAAGCCACAACACCCGACGCACGCGGGCGAGCATCGGCTCTTCGCCTCCTAACCGTTGGGATCAGTCACCAATGGGTTCGTCGGGTGCAACCAGTAGTAGATGATGTTGTTGGACGGTCCGATCCACATCCAAGGTCGCCCGTTCGGGAGCGTCGTCTCTGTGCCTGGCGGAATTTGCCAAAAACTGCGGGTCATCCCGTCGCGAAACCAGCGGACATGTCCGTCCACGAAGCCGTAAACGCGCCCGCCTTGGTGAGGTGGGGGGTGGTCAGATTGACGCCAATCGCCGAAAACTGTCCAGCGCGCCATGCGCGTGAGGGTGGGGTTAAAAGGATAACCGCCCTGCGTCGCGTTCACGATGAGCGGCTGATTAGTCGTCCCCCACGCAAAAGAGCGGCTCCATGGCTCCAAAAACAGCATCACACTGGACGGGTTGACAATACCCGCTTGCGAAAAGTTGCCCAAGCAGACATTGATGGTGTAGGCGAAATGATACTTCGCTTCTCCCCGCGCCGGAAATTGGCTCAAATAGTCGCGGGCGAAAGTGTGTTCTAAAGGTGGGCTGGACGGGCAAGCGTGAATTTGGGCGTTTTGCAGGTAAGGAAAGGTCGTGCTCAGCCAAAACATCGCATCGTCGCCAGGTTTATCCAGCGTGTCTGGAAACAAAAAGAAAAAGCCCTGCGCCATCCACTCCGGTGGCTCACCGTTAGGCAACAACTCGTCGTAGTCTTGGCTGTATTGCAGCGTCGCAAGGCTCAAGTTGCGCAAGTTACTCGCACAACTCGCTTGCCGCGCCTTTTCGCGGGCGCTGCTGAACACCGGAAACAAAATGCCCGCTAAAATGGCGATGATGGCGACGACGACTAACAGTTCAATCAGTGTGAAAGCCCGCCGGTGTGCCATGAACGCCCACTCCTTGTTGAGTGAACGGCGTCCCTGTCCTCATTTGAACCTTCAAAGCGCAAGCGAAATAATGGGCGAGGCGCAGCCCGCAGGACGCTGCACCGTTTCGCCGACCTCACCCGCTGCGACCGAGGGGCACCTCGCAAACCCTATCGGCGCTTTCCCTCCGACGCTTTAATCGTGGTTTATGTAAACTTATCGTGCTTTTCCTCAGCCGTCAAGGCGGGAATTGCCCTTCAGGCGCTTTTTACGGCGCGGCGAACTTGGGCGAACTTTTCCAGCGCGAAATCCAAGTCGTCTTTGGTGTGCACCGCTGATAACATGACCCGAATGCGTGCCGCTCCGCGCGGGACAGTTGGGTAACCGATGGCTTGGGCGAAAATCCCCTCGTCAAACAGGCGCCGCGAAAACTCCTGCGCCAACGCCGCATCGCCTAACATCACGGGCGTGATGGGTGTTTGTGTTCGTCCGATGTCAAAGCCCAGCGCCTTTAACCCTTCTTGGAAGTAGCGGGCGTTTTCCCACAGCCGTTGCACCCGCTCTTCGTTTCGCTGTAGGATGTCCACTGCTGCGATGCATGCCGCAACATCGGCAGGTGCCATGCCCGTGCTGAACAAAAACGGTCTGCCCCGTTGCCGCAGGTATTCGCACAGTTCTGTCCCGCCAGCGACATAACCGCCGATGACGCCGAAGGCTTTGGAGAGGGTGCCGACTTCAATGTCCACTTCACCGTGCAACCCGAAGTGGTCTACAATGCCCCGTCCGCCCCGTCCCAACACACCTTCTCCGTGGGCATCGTCCACCATGACGATGGCGTCGTATTCCTTCGCCAAGCCCACGATATCGGGCAGCGGTGCGATGTCGCCGTCCATGCTGAACACGCCATCGGTCACGATCAACGCCCTACGGAAGCGGTGGCGATGTTCCCGCAATTTCGCCCGCAAGTCGTCCACATCGCAGTGGGCATAGCGGATGATGTCCGCCCGCGACAAACGGCAGCCGTCAATGATGGACGCGTGGTTGAGTTCGTCGGAGAAGATACCGTCTTCGCGCCCCATCAAAGCGGGGATAGTCGCCAAGTTGGCGCAGAAACCGCTTTGAAAACTGACGACGGCTTCCGCCCCTTTGAACGCCGCCAGTTTGTGTTCCAACTCCAAGTGCAACCGCGTCGTCCCCGCGATGGTGCGCACCGCACCGGGACCGACGCCGAACTGGTCAACGGCGCGTTTGGCGGATTCTTTCAGCACGGGGTCGTTGCAAAAGCCGAGGTAGTTGTTGGAGCACAAGTTGAGGACTTTGCGCCCGTCCACGACGATCCACGCGCCCTGCGGGCTTTCTAGCGTGCGGATGGTCACCAGCAAACTTTCCTGCTGCAGGGCGTCCAACTCCTGCCGCACAAACGCCAGCACTTCGCGCACCATAGCGCTCTCACCGCCTTCAAGGCAGGTTTGCGGGTGTTGCCCTGCATCATTGTAGCGTCACCCCTATCGCCGTAACAACGCTCATCGGGGCACCAACGGTGCGTCGCTCAATGCGTCCGGCGAGAGATGTCCCTTCGTACCTTAGCCGCTCCTCCCCGCACTCAACCGAACGAACAGCGACCGCCGCAAACTTACACGCCGAACGGAGTGATTGTGGATGGCAGTGTTTCAACCGACAGCGATTGTGGGCAACGGTCGGGCGTTGGTGGCTTTAGGACACGCCGCTGAACTGATGGCGTTTTTTTACCCGCGCTGCGACGACGCCCAACATGTCCGCGAGGGCTTGACAGGCGTGTATCTGGACGGACACGGCTTTTCTTGGCTATTTGGGAGCGAATGGCAAAGACGCCAAAGTTACCTTGACGGCAGCGCCGCTGTCGTAACCGAACTGATCAGCCCCGCGTTGGGTTTGGGTGTCAGCGTGTGTGATGTCATGCTGCCCGATGAACCTGTTTTGCTGCGACAATGGCAGGTGCGGAGTTTGGACGGCAAACCCAAGCGGTTGCGATTGCTGCACTACTTGGAACTGACGCTGGACGGTTGCGAATGGCAGCAAGCGGTGCAGGTCGTTCCTTTGCTTCATCCCAGCCCGCGCCCTGCTGTCGTGCAATGGCGGCAAGGGATTTGGTGTGCTGTCGGGAGCGATTTGCCCTTCCAAATGTGGCAATGCGGCAAAGCCACGCTTGACGCCTCCAACCATCCCAAACCCGACAT contains:
- a CDS encoding Putative pyridoxal phosphate-dependent acyltransferase, which codes for MVREVLAFVRQELDALQQESLLVTIRTLESPQGAWIVVDGRKVLNLCSNNYLGFCNDPVLKESAKRAVDQFGVGPGAVRTIAGTTRLHLELEHKLAAFKGAEAVVSFQSGFCANLATIPALMGREDGIFSDELNHASIIDGCRLSRADIIRYAHCDVDDLRAKLREHRHRFRRALIVTDGVFSMDGDIAPLPDIVGLAKEYDAIVMVDDAHGEGVLGRGGRGIVDHFGLHGEVDIEVGTLSKAFGVIGGYVAGGTELCEYLRQRGRPFLFSTGMAPADVAACIAAVDILQRNEERVQRLWENARYFQEGLKALGFDIGRTQTPITPVMLGDAALAQEFSRRLFDEGIFAQAIGYPTVPRGAARIRVMLSAVHTKDDLDFALEKFAQVRRAVKSA
- the hslV gene encoding ATP-dependent protease subunit HslV, translated to MTQCAHGTTIVAVRRNGKIAMAGDGQVTLGETVVKQAARKIRRLYRDRVLAGFAGSVADAFALLQRFEAKLEEFRGDLKRAAVELARDWRTDRALRRLEAMMIVADAHEMLLLTGAGEVIEPDEENDGIVLAVGSGGPYAAAAAKALLRFTDMDAAAIAESALKIAASLCVYTNDFIVVETLP
- the lipM gene encoding Octanoyltransferase LipM, with the protein product MATTWRLLSDPAAPAAWNMAVDEALLLTHTAGLSPPTLRLYAWETPTLSLGLLQPFNAEWACRCRRLGGALVRRPSGGGAVWHHHELTYAVVVDGRCCPLGSSVLATYRWLERGLRAALHRLGIEPDPPFDATVSAPAAFCFARLTGADLAVQGRKLCGSAQARRQGVLLQHGTIPLRWNLDAVTALFGEPFVTALTSLEQLLGRSVRFSEVADAVAVGFEQALGIALVPGALTPTEKALAELLVKAKYATPAWTESRTVPADLRCKVQQLLRAESANASLTG